CATGCAGAAATGAAGCTACACAAACATTACCCTAACATCACTCGTAAATCAACTTAAAAGGAACATACATCATGGGAAACAATTAATCCGGCCACTTTGCATCATTGCATTAGAGAAAAAGGAAGCACAGCATGCCATCTTTGAGCACAAGAAAGATTCAAAGAAAGGAGGGTCACTGCTATCTACGCAAAATAGGATTATACAGGCACAAATTTCCCTAGAAGACAATAATGTGTTATACACGTGGTTTCAAATGCAAATCCATTGTATCTACTAGCAAAAGGCAGATTTGCATCTATTAAAAAAATAGATCAACTAGGTAGcttatcaatttatttttctGACACCTAATAAAAAAATTTGCTCCAATATTCTTCCCGTCAATAACTCAATTGAAGATACCTCAGGCTTATTTCattttaggtaaaattttagaAGGAAAAGGTGCTCCAAAACACAAGTATTCTTAGAACTTTCCTCTCCGACCTTTAACAAGGAGTCAAGGACTTTCCCCAAGATACAGGAAAAAAGGAAACTTTTGGCCATTCCCCAAGAACCAAATTATTGGTACAGTCTTTAGTTTCATTTCACTATCTTgcctttcccttttttttctttcccctaCTTCCTATCCATAGAACCCTGAACTTTTGAACAAAATGTTAGTATAGAAAGGATCAGAAACcccaatattttgagctaacaCAAACTTCTTGCTTGCTGGCTAGCTTACATCTTTAAGATCTTAAAGTAAGGTCACACAAAGACCTAGAAAACCCTTTTCATATCCGTCAAAAACCAGAGGATATTTGTTCAGGCATGTTCAAAGAATAGCATGAATAGAGAGGAAGAAACAATTACCATTACAAACTCAACAAAAGCAATGCGAGTTGAATGGTGGTAGTCCCCCAGCAACCTCAGGTGATAAACCTACATGAGACAATATGTCCTTCTAAATGCATCCTCACTTAGGTTTTTGatgtaataaataaaagaaacaaaacttTGTAGTCATGGAATAACAAACCTCCCCACAGACTGTTTCAAAAAAGAGCTTAACATCAGCTTGAGTAACCTGCAGTGTGTAAAATCATGTAATAAATGTAAAGAGCCTTTATTGCAGTCAGGACTATTATTAATAATCAACATCCCAGAATGCTAAAAGCTTCTCACCTTCTTGTCAATGTTTGTACAGTAGATAGTTCTTGCACACATCTGGCGTTCATCTTCATTCTGAAAAAGAAATAACAAAACATTTAACAAACTGAATAGGAGAGGAGAATGGCTTATGCATCAATTACTCAAGTTATAAATGAGTTCCAGCACAATAAATTGAAGAATGAGCCTCACCCTCGGCAAAAATGTTGGATTAACTGGTGCAATAGCTGTTTTCGAAGGTAGCACCCTAACTGGGTAGAATCCAAGCATAGTCCCTGCATGATTCAGAGCAGCTCGCGCACCTTCTGAACAGTCAAACCACCATGCAGTAGCATGTAAATATAAAGTTTTACAGTTAAATTCACAATCCTTAAATCATGCATCAAATAACCGTATCTAAACATCACCTTCGTCAGTGAACTCAACAAAGGCAAAACGAAGCACAGAATTAGGATCACCACATATGCGGCAATCAACCACCTTCATAAGAAACAAAATTCATTCAGATACATTGCTTTTGATGAAAACTGCTAAGAAGCAAAGAAAACCGTATCACCTGCCCGCAGCTCACAAATAAACCTGCAAGCTGCTCTTCAGTGACCTACATCCCAACAAGCAAAAGACTGCATGAATCCAAATAACAAAGAGCAGAAATTGTAGAATTAATTTCAGCATCCTAACAAGCTCAAACCTGTTGGTCAATATCAGAGACATAAACAGTCCTACGGATAACCTCTTCTCTCTGGGCCATACTTGTCCTATTGTTCAATCTCCTTTTAccttgattgaaatttttcttcTGAGAAAATACAAAAACCAATGAACAAATCCATGAGATTAGATGATTCTCTCATCTACAATAGAGATTATGTATAAAAAAAGTTTGATAACATTTGGAAATTGGACCTTTAAATTTCATGCCACTTAAAATGTACATGAACCGTAGCCTCCACTAAAATTAACCAAAAGAAAAAACACATGAAATTTTCTTATGCAGAACGCACTCAATAACAAAACAGAAACTTGAAAACCTTCATCCTTAAAACCCCAAACAAAcaaattttattcttttttttttatctgcTAATTTTCTTCCTTCAAGATGACTAAAATTCTTAATAAAAAACAGTAAACACAGCAATCAATCAACAAATGGGTTTTTGATGGCATACCCGCCTACCAGCACCATTTTCATTAGCATGACCATTCCTCGAGATGTTGGTGTTGTTTTGCAGAAAAGAGTTGTTAATGAAAAACCCTCCAGTAAGTCCATGGTTAGCAATTGAATGGGGCACGAACTCTTCAGCCATGGGGTTAAGCTTGGAGAACAGTTCTTGCAACTCTCTCATGTCTCTCTTGAAGCTATCCCCAACGTCATCCCCAGTACCACCATTGCTCATCTGTAAATCCCCACCGTTGGATCGATGATGGGGGGCACCGATCTTGTCGTACAACCCCTGATCGTTCTGGTGTAAGCTTGGATCAATTCTTGACCCAACATGGTTTTGCTTTGACTGATCCTGATCGTTTGATGCCACTGCTGTTGCAGCCGCATCTTGATTCGAACCATTCTCAACTACTGCCATGGCCTGATGATtattcccaaaaaaaaaaaatctcttttaTCGACTGATCAACAAAAGGACCTGAAATTTATAAGCCCAAacatcaaaaaaataaaaaaagatgattttttttaaatggcGTTGTGAAATGTAGGGAATATAAAAATGATAGAATCGTTTCGGAAACTAAGCCAAGGCTACATCCATCTCCATTGATGACGAGCAAAACTAAAAACCCACCTCGAGATCACTACGGAGAAAACGAAATGGAAATAAATAACGGCAGAAAACAAAGTAGagcagccaaaaaaaaaaaaggggggggggggggatgaTTTTCCTTTTCTTACAGTGTCTGTAACGCTGAGCTTaaccttttttttaaattgttttctATCTAAAAATTAGGGATTTTGGGTCGTTTACTGAaatgtaaaaaaagaaaaaaaaatacatgtcTATGTATGACATGATATTGATTGCATGTATACTTGGCGACATCATCATGAGTCTGTACTATGACGTGTCAAGTAGTTATTGGCTGCTGGGCTGTAACTTTTAACCATCATACCAGTGAGGTACTGTTTCAGATTTTACGAGTGAATAAAGGGTGTTCTGGTAAATCAGCCCGATTCGCTAAACTTGGTTTGAAACAAATGTAAAAGATTTAGGTAGGTTTTGATAGTATTAACGAACACAAATATAGCTGGGGACCCATGTAAATAGAACCAACCAAAAATGCAGTAAAACTTTTGGcatttaattttttatgtatttaataattcataaaaatcttattctaaaataatagttcatataattttttaatattaaataaattataaccatatttattaatatatccAACACGGGTTAATTGCACTCTAAACATTTAAATTgactcaaatttaaaattaatatttaaactttaaaatattctaattaaattttaaaatattaatattgtatcAATCATGTCTTTACATTAATTTAATGTAAACTTAATAGAGTGTGAAAATATGttgtaattaaaatttaaaagggtTATTTGTTTTCTTAGAATAATATCAACAACAAAACAACAAAACATCATGTCTACTTTTACAAAATGTCATTCCTACAAggctttttaggtttttttttttttttgcaaaacatCATTTTAACATCATAATGACTCTTGAAACTTATTAAATTTATTGAGAGGTCctttcattttaaaattatattttaaaatagtatgctatttttaaaattaaaaaatatttgaaatgttagattcttttaaaacatgaaaactttaaatttacttgttaaaagaaattatagcatttttttaatatgaaacatacaaattacaaattacaaattACTTTTTTAAGAAAAATGTTGGATTGCTTATTATTAAAAAGATAGCACCAAAACATAAATCAATAACAAAACTCATAAAGCCTAAATTAAACACCTTCTTAACCAAAAATCCCTAAAACAAAACTGTTAAGGCCCTATCAACCTAAAAGCCCTTATCCTAAACTTAATCCACATTTTTCCTAAAACCTTAAGACAAAGCTGCAGCCAGCTACCAAAACTTGTTGGTCACTCTCCCTCATTTCTCATTTAACTTTATCATTTCCTATGTTCTGACCGACCTTTCTAGAACTCTATTTCTTAAGGCATTCCAGCCATGGCCAAGCTCTCTTCACCGATCCAATTCCGTTTACCAATCTGCCCATACTAAAATGCCTTTACTCAGTTCTTATTGTTTCCATTCCATTTTCCCAAGTTATTCTTCTTCAGCATCTACCTCTTTGACTCACTCAATTCGTTGTTCCTAGACTTTGCTTCAGATGTACTGTCTCTTTCGATCCCCGTACATTGTTCTTCCTTTTCGCTAAAGTCTCTTACCTATTTGCAGCAATCGTCGACAATCCTCTACCATAGCGGCTAACACTGCCCCAGAAAGTCTGTTATTCAGATAAGTATCGTCTCCTACCCTGAGTCCCTCTTTTGCAAAGGTATGTGCCATAATATTCCCTATTCTTGAACCATATTTGAATTTGCAGTTAATAAAGTTTCTCTTTAGACCCTTAACATTAAGAATATAAGCTCTGATTTTTTATATATCGTCTAAGGCTTCCTGCAATTTTCTTAATACTGATAAGACATCATCCTTGATGTTGACTCTTAAATAACCGGATTTGGCTCCAAAATGGACTGTTTGTACACAAGCTAGGGCTTCTGCTGCAAATGCATTTGGTATGTATTTGTTTAGGTATATTTTAGCTTTTAAAACCTGACCTTCTTCATCCCGAATCATTATTCTTGTACATGATttcttgttttattgttgataTGCAACATCAAAGTTTATCTTGAcatgtgtcgaaaccatttttttgaaatagactttttattttaaaatgaaaatgggagtcgccaccaatcttttttatgaggtgtgatcgggtcacctcataatttgattgttttaataaaatgtttgatttaataaaacaatgatttttgtcTACAAAATTCAGAAAATGGGTTTGGTAGTCGGTTATGCacgagaaaggattagcaccctcgtgacgcccaaaattggcacCTAGTTGATTACGTGATGCctttagtgtcgaaaattgaaaatttgaagagaattcAAAATACGATCATTTTTTGTATTAAGATATATTAATGGAAAaggctttattttgaattaatccaGAAGAAGAATCATGCCCCGTGAGTTAGGACACGACGCCTTTAGTTTTCGAAAACTAGAATAATCGTCGTTTTAATAGTTACTTGAAtctcctttttttaaaaaaagatattcgattatttcaGTTTTAGAAAAAAGTCATATTCCATAAGTTAGGAACACGACTTTTCTAATTCCAAAAATAACGAATATTGCCACGattaaaaaaattaccttttttatGCATCGTGCAAAAAAACGAATGTAACACTTAAAACGATATGCATTTTACTTATTCGGCATAGTATACACATAGATAAAtgctataataataatataaatataacaataataagATTATTAATTCATGGCATTAACAACAAAATAAAGTAACTTAACATAAAAAAAATGGAATGAAAGTGCTTAATGAAAAGGAAGTATAAgtaatataaaacttaaatatttaaaaagtaaaagaataataaataaatatatagatataacaaatataaataatattaattttaggtATTTAAAAgtgaaagaataataaataaataaataaaacaaatataaataatactaaatttaaaataaaaataggtaaagaataataaataaataaataagtaagatAAAAAATCTATAAAGGGTTGCTATTAAATAaataaggatgaaattgaaattaaaatgaaattaagggacaaattaaaaatataaactaacaaaatagaaaaagaatcaaaataaaaacaCACGAAAAGACGCAAGGATTAAATGGGAAATTATCCCAAACTATCTAAACGCATCTTTCTaggggaccaaattgaaaatataatcaaaatttcatagcataaattttaaataaataaataaaaaggaaaaggacTGGATTGAAAAGTAATTTAAAAGTAGAAGGGTCAAAGCGGAAATTAggccatttttaaaaaaaaatgcgaATCCTGCTGGATCGGGTCGGGTTGGCCAGCTAGTTCctcaaaacgacaccgttttggggTTTATGGGCTCATGCCAAAACAACACCGTTTTGAACccttatttaagtaaaaattctaaaaaaaaaatcatttcatcaGTGTTTAAAAAAAACCCTCTTTCTCTATTTTTTCTCTGAAAGCAGCCTAAAATCCGGCCAAGGGAGTTGCCGAGCTCCACCGTGACAGTCGCCAGTCACCAGCGACGACTCCACTGTCCAAGGTGGCTGGAAAACAAAAAAAACTTCCTGTTTTTGGCCTATTGACTTCCAAAGCCTGGATCTGAAGGTTAAAAGCCTAAAAAGGTAAAAAAACACAAAAAGCTTCAATCTTTTTTTTTCCTATTCGTCTCttttatatttacatatatatttttttgctttcaaaaaaaaaataaataaacacaaaagaaaaaaaaacctttgaagtgttttttatttttgtattttgattgcttcttttttaaaaaaaattcaaaaatctcCTTTTTACAATTGGTtcaatggcttttatagccgattACAACATTATTTTTTTACTGTTTCTACTGTTCTTTGCTTGTATGTTTTGCTTGTTCTTCTTTTTTGCAGGTGGTGGTTGACAGTGGCAGACTTCGGGCGACGTGTCTGCAAAGGGGGTGTGGCGCTAAGCTAGggttttttattgaaaaatagtTTAGGTTATTGGGTCATTGGGCcattaggattttttttttattttgggctattttgggctcGCAAATTTGgactgttattattattatttttattcttggTTTGTTTTTATTGTTGGGCCAGGCAAGAATGAGCTTCTACAGCTGCCCttctttgctcgttgtcgtgtaacgagaacgaAGCAAAGACTTTAGGAAGGCCAATTTTGCCTAGTCTTGTCGAATCTCGACTTCCTTGGTTTTTCTCTTTTCCAAATGGCTTTATTCCatcccactgcaactttaggggtgTAGAAATTGttgcttcgatctactccactgcaatttCAAGGAGATAaaacttgtagcttcaatctgttccgctgcaactttaaggagatgagatttgtatcttcaatctactccactgcaacttcaggaagataagttTTGGCTTGAATTTACTcctctgcaacttcagggagataagattcactatcttcaatctgctccactgcaacttcaagaagataaTATTTGTGGCTTGAATCTGCCCTTCTACAATTTCAAGTAGATAAGATTCACTTGTAGCTTTAATTTgtttcactgcaacttcaaggaaataagattcgcatcttcaatctgcttcactacaacttcagggagataagacttgtaacttcaacctattctgctgcaactttagggagataaagtttatagctttaatctgctccactgcaacttcagagagataaa
Above is a genomic segment from Gossypium arboreum isolate Shixiya-1 chromosome 8, ASM2569848v2, whole genome shotgun sequence containing:
- the LOC108476047 gene encoding polyadenylate-binding protein-interacting protein 11-like, encoding MAVVENGSNQDAAATAVASNDQDQSKQNHVGSRIDPSLHQNDQGLYDKIGAPHHRSNGGDLQMSNGGTGDDVGDSFKRDMRELQELFSKLNPMAEEFVPHSIANHGLTGGFFINNSFLQNNTNISRNGHANENGAGRRKKNFNQGKRRLNNRTSMAQREEVIRRTVYVSDIDQQVTEEQLAGLFVSCGQVVDCRICGDPNSVLRFAFVEFTDEEGARAALNHAGTMLGFYPVRVLPSKTAIAPVNPTFLPRNEDERQMCARTIYCTNIDKKVTQADVKLFFETVCGEVYHLRLLGDYHHSTRIAFVEFVMAESAIAALNCSGVVLGSLPIRVSPSKTPVRPRTPRLPMH